gatctcacagtttgtgagtttgaaccccgatttctctctccctctctacccctcctgtctctctcttgctctctttctctttctctctcacaagataaacattaaaaataaaaataaaaaatagtaataaagagAGGGCATCGAGTTTCTGGGTCTTATTACCATTCCGGCCAGGGGACTAACTTCCAGCTTCCTCCTCCCTGTAGAGCAGCCATTGGCTAGAGGATTGCAGCCTGAGCAATTGACACGAAAGTGTCCCAATAAGAAGGAGTGAATGACTACATACTTTTTAATTACTGAGGGTTATGGACAGTgcagtctctaaggaatttggaagcaaggctttcaggaccttgaggggctagctgctgttaagaTAAGGTTACTTTTAGCCTGTAATAAGACATAAACATTAAGGCACCGATGCAGCCATGAATTCCTCGAGGAAGGTCACCTTTGGCATGTTTCAGGTGTCTGTCAGTGGGCAGCAAGCTGTAAGGAGATTTTAATTTAAGccacatttctcttgcctttgtttccctcatcagcATAGGGTTAGTTTTTCTTGGTAGTTGtcttattcatttaaaacataactGTTTTTCATTATTCGAGTTTCAATTCTGTTTTACAGGTTTGCATCGGACCCTTGTTGATTAGATCCTTTGTTAGCCTTAAAAAATTACACTGCCAGTTACTTTACCAgcaaaaaaatggttttatttgggaatagcagagaactGCAATCCAGGATGCAATTGCAGACAACAACGCAGAGGAAAGCCCGGAGGAGGTTCCTTCGTAGAGCACGGAGGGAGCTGGGATAGGCTGTTAACTTCACTGGAATAAGACAGAGCTTGAAGtgtagtggcttctcattggctggcctgtgacagtctctcattggctgagctgtgagAGGCTCTCATTGGTTAGCCTGTGActgtttctcattggctgggctgctAGCCTATGActgtttctcattggctgggctgtgacTGTTTCTCACTGGCTGAGCTGTGACAGTCTCTCATCGGCTGGACTGTTGCTGGGTAGtaggaagctttccttcctcccactgAGGCAGTGAATAGTAGCATCCTCCTGCAAGGCCGGCCTTCTCCTGCGGGGTGCTGCCCGGGTCAAGGAGAGTTCTAGGATGTGACCACCAGGGCACTTGTCCGCTGTCCGCCACACCTGGACCTGGAGTTCTGAAAGATGCGTGAAGACTGCCTGCGTGCCTGGTAAGACCTCCTGATCAGGGTCCGGGACGCCCACCGAGACCCGGActgctctcctgcctcctggcccCTGGGCAGGGGGAGCCCCATGGGTCACAGTGCCGGGTTCGGCAAGAAGCCCCCTCCCCTGGGCACCAGGACCCCTGCCCTCAGAACCCAGAGCTGCCTCATGAGAGCACACTGACCGAGGACATGGGGTtcagtgtccctcccccacccccagcactggAAAccagcccacatggggctccttGTGCCCTGGAGGGAAGCATGGGGCCGGTGAAGAGCTACCCAGGAAGTGAGCCAAGGGTGGGGTGAGCCGTAGGGGAGGCTGCTGACCTAGGGGCCCTGAGGTCCATGGAAGAGAGCtgtcaggggaagggaagggctcGGGACCCTGCCAGGGACTGAGAGAGCAGGGGGGCATGGACCCTGGTTCCCCAAGGTTGAGGTGCAGCTCCAACATCAGGGCTCCTTCAAGGAGATGcctgcctgtccccaccccccacccccagttcacCTGCAGAGAAAGGACCCACCAGGCCAGCAAGGCCCCAGCCTCCTGCtggccagagggaagggagctggTAGCAGAAAACAGCTTCTCCCGATGGACGCAGGGTTGCTGGCCTGAGTGGCCCTGCTCCGCTCCCTCGAGACACTGGGCGGAGGCAGGAGCCAAGGGGATagaggtggaggcagagacagacgcAGGGGTGAAGTGGTCACGGGGGTGGGGTTTGCAGAGGGGGAGCAGGCTCAGGCCTTCGGTGGGCAGCCACTGAGGGCTCAGGGCCGTGTGCTGCAGGAGAagggagggacgggggggggggggccttgcGAGGGCTGGGAGGTGGGCCCAGCAGCCAGGACCTGGTGATGCTGTGTGTTGAGTCCCTCTGAGCAGGGACCAGCCTGTCCTAACCTGTCCCATGGCTTCCCTCTGGAAACCTCTAACTCGTTCAACCCCCAGACTGGCAAAGGGGGGGGCTGCTCTCAgcacaaaataaacacatcagTTAAAGAGCCCGTGAATGCCTGTATCCTCCTGTATTTCTGAGCTCCTGTCTGAGGCTCTGGGTTGGTCTCTGGGATCCTATGGGCATCTTCTCCATGGCAGTGTTTCtaaaaaaaacgggggggggggcgcctgggtggctcagtcagttgagcgaccgacttcagctcaggtcatgatctcacggtttgtgagttcgagccttaagtcgggctctgtgctgacagttcagagcctggagcctgcttcggattctgtgtctccctctctctctgcccctcccccgctcatgctctgtctctgtctcagaaataaataaacataaaaaaaaaaaggtgcctaaTAGAAAATAGAATCAGGGCAAAAAACATCCCGAAAGacaaaaaaaaggctaaaatggCCCAGTGAGGGGTCGGAGCCGGTCCATTGCACGTGCTGTCTGTAACCATGTGTTCTGGGAGATATTACCTCTTGAATTCTGTGGTGCTTTCGAAGATTCTGACACACCCGTGATGTGCAAACGTCTCACTGGAGAGCTAGCGCCTCGCTAACGCTCTGGGTGGGATTTATAGTCTCCTTGGTGAGCTTGGCCGTCAGCCTGCACAGGTGAGCCCGAGGGCACCCCGGGCCTGGGGTGCTGGTCCAGAGGCACTGGGGGCTTCTGCTGATCCTTACTGCCCCATCTGGTGCCGTTTAGGTGCTGGGATTAGGCCCTGTGGCCTGGTGGCCCCGGTGGCCACGGGCAGGCAGGAAAGTGACCTGAGAGGACTCGGACATAACCCCCAGGGGGACCTTCTGGGGGCGCTTTGAGCTGATGCACACTGAGTGGCCGCATCGAACGTTGTATGAAGGGAGGTTTCACGGTGAGCCTGTCACTCCCGAGGCCCTGGCTTGGGCCAGCCGTTCTAGGAGCAGCCTGGTGGTTTTGATGGAGAATGCTCTGGAAGCCGGTGTGTGGGTTGCTGAGCTCCTTGGATTCtcgggagacagagcaggggctgTGCATCAGAAACGAGTCAAACAGCGTCTTGTAAGACAAATCTGGGACAACGTGTGCCTCAAAATAATGACAGTCATGTATCAGAATCCGCTGTCGAAGTAGGAAGTGCGGGCCACCGTAGGGCCCGCAGGGGAAGCGCTTCGTCCACGGACGCTAACTCACTAGTGCACGAGGGGGAGTCACATCCCCGACTGGAAACCCTCCCAATCACTTTTCAGGCAAAAATCGTCAGGgcgctggggggctcagtcggataagcgtctgacttcggcccaggtcgcgatctcgcggttcgtgggttcgagccccatgttgggctctgtgctgacagctcagagccttcttgggattctctctctccctctctctatgtccctcccccacactcgctgactctctctctctctcaaaaataaataaccgttaaaaaaatttttaataaaaaaaatcttttaaatcatCAGTGGATGAAAGTTTTGGGAGAAACAGGAGGTTTACATACTCTCAAAGCATCCttccaaaatatactttttaacgagaaattaaaaagcaattttgtaTTTGTTAAACAAACACCTCCAATTTAGAAATCACTTGCAAACGTGACAGTCACGTGTCGTGCCGCATTCGTGGTCCCTCCAGTGTCGCCGCAGCTGTGAGGTAGGTGCGGGCAGGCCCATCCTGCAGACGAGCTAGCCGAGGCCCAGAGGGGCTGGGAGTGAGCGAGGCTTGGAGCCGAGAGTGGCGGTGTCCTCACAGGGCTGGGTCTACACGTGGACAGCACAGAGGTGGCAGGGAGGCGGGCCCCCGCGAAGTTGATGGGAGGCGTGTGAGGTCCCCGAGCCCCCTGAGCGGCGGCCGGTATCCCTCTGCTGTGTCGAGTCTGAGGGCCCACAGTCTGCCCTCGGGGGCCTGGCGGCTTCGAGCGGGCACTGCCCGAGATGTCTCAGACGTCCGCCTCCTAGAGCCGTCGATTGGTGGGCTGGTCCCTCCCGGGAAACACGGATGCCGTCTCCTCCAAAGCCACTGTGGTGACGTCCGGCGGGGCCTGCGGGACCTGGGTGGACACGGCACACCCTTCTGTGTCGAGATGGGGAATTTCCACACGAAGACCCGCCTGTACTGGGCCCCGCCCGTGGGCCTTGTGTTCGGGGTCTTCCTGGCTTTCTAAGGCGAGGAGGTGGCTTGGCCCGAAGGACCCAGGCCCCTCAGAGAACCGGGAGCCCCACCCACCCCGACGGCATCACCTCCAGTGGGTGGGGGCCGGGGAATGGTCCATAATACCTGTAAGAGTCTCCCCTTGGCGGGTCCCCCTGCAAAACAGAGACCCTGTGTCACATAGAGTCCACTCAgcattgggggttggggggacccAAGCTCCTGACTTCTCTCTGTGTGGCCTGCCCTGAGAGAAGTACCCTCCGGGAGACAGGCCGGACCCGTGCGGACTTGTCCGCCAGGGAACCCAGGACCCGTGACAACGTGGGGGCACTTCCTGCCTGAGCCTCCAGCTGCCACACCCTGTCCCTAATGCGCCCCGATGTGATGGTCATCCAGGGAAAGGGAGTGGACACTTCACAGGGGAGGGTCCCCCGGGGAACAGGCGCCCCCGAGTCGGGTGAGAAAGAACACCGGTCACTGGGCGGCCCGCTCAGAGCCCAGGACCCCGAGGCCTGCCTGCGGCCTGGGGACCCTGGGGTGAGGGCCCAGCACGGACTAGCTGACAGTAGCCTGAGAAGGTGGCTGACCTTCCCCGCTTGGACTCCTTGCCGAGCGCCCGCTCCCTGCTGGAGGCCAGAGCCGGGTCTGCGGGGCCGGGGCCTGGCCCAGATACAGCAGGGCAGATACGCGGGCAGGGACCGAGCGAGTGTGCGAATGATGTGAGGCCTCTCGGGgggacccagccctgcccacgGCTCCTGCTGACCTCCCCCCAACGCACCTGCTGGGGCCCTGAGCCCTGATGGGACCACACCCCCTTGCTTACCAGGTGACCGTCTGGTTTTCATCCTTTTCCTCAGTAGCCAGACGACTATGGGTATTATGCCACCAAGCAGAAGTACGGAAAAGGTCAAGCCCACAAAAAGAGAAAGGCTCCAGGAGGAGCACTTGACATCGGAGCTGCTGGTCCCAGCATTTAAAAGGCTCTGAAAAGGGCCGTTGCACCTAGGAGACAGCAGTGTGGGGGCCTGATGCTCACtcgacctgggggtggggggtgtccccGAGGCGCCGCCAGGCTCCGCGAGGTGGAGGCAACCGCCCCGTGGCAAGGCGCTCGGCGGCTCTGGGTGTGAACTCGGGTCCCTCTGCCTTTCCAGGCCTCTCTGCTACGGGAAAACGGGTCGGGGGAGAGGGCCGGGGAGAGGCAGCAAGACAGAGAGGCACGGGGTTGGAggagacagggcagagagagcccTGGTCAGGGGGGCACGACCCTTAGAGCCGGCATggcagacagacggacagacccGAGGGAGGCAGGATGTCGCCCGCCAGCAGCCACATCTGGTcaccccaggccccccaccccgctccacCCAGGGACACTGTGAGGGCCCAGGTTAGCTCTGGGCTCCGGGGATGGTCGCAGGAAGAATGGAGCCCTCACTTTGAGAACCTCCCTGACTCCAGATTCGCTGGGAGCCCCATGGCCCTGATATCTGGGGACACTCCAGAACCACAGGGGACTGGGAATCTGGCGGCAGCATCCCTCCAGACCTGCCCCAGGGAAGAAGGTCCGTCCTTGGCCTCCAGGAAGCTCGCATCTACTGACTTTCAGTTCTCGGCTAATGTGATGGGGTGTGTGAGCCCCAGAGTCCAGGCAGGGGCTCTCCCGGAGGCTGGCGCACGATAGGGAACAGCAGGGTGGGGCCTCATCTGCCAGGGGAGCTGGAGGAGCCCCTCCCAGGGACACTGGGCTGAGACCACCCCGGGATCATCTACCTGGTCCAGGGCTGGCACTCCTCCAGGGTCCCACTGGGCGAGAAGGTCTCTGGAGGGCAGTCCTCACACACCCTGTCCTGCCACTCAGTGCCTGAGAAATGACAGGGCCAGGCAGAGAGGATGCAGGGGATCAGGCCAGCGGGGCAGCtgggctccccccaccctgggcttGGGTCTGGGGTCCACCTCTTAGAGGGTGCTGGGGACCAGGAGGCCGGCTGCCCGCAGTCTGCCGCTCACCTCTCTGCTGTACCCTCTGGCCAGGTCTGCAGGCGGTGTGGGGACGGCACTCCGCACAGTCGTCCCCCGACTCACTAATGCAGAAGTGGCCCTGGTCACAGACGCACACGGTGTTCTCTGTTCTGGAGCACTGTCTCCTGGTCACCAGGCCCATGGCTGGGACCCAAGAGAAGGAGCTAAGAGCAGCTGCCGTGGGCAGTGCTGAGCGCCCCGTCCCAGGAGGAGGCCAAGCAGAGGCCCGGACAGCACCGCGGGCCTGACGGCTCCCGCCTGGGGACAGGTTGGCGACAGGCCCCCAGCCCAGCGGCGCAGCCTGGTGCGTGTGTCTGGGGCCAGCTCTGCTCCCGCCAGAGGTCCCGCCAGGCGCACTCCCCGCTCAGCCCGAACCCAGCACCTGCCGGGGAGCCGGCCTGGTGGGGAAACGGAGATTGGCGGCAGCAGGCGCACACAGGAAGTAGGAACCACAGTCAGCCACCGGCCCCAGCCCCGGGGCAGTCCCAGGAAGCAGGACCCGGCCCGCAACACCCACACCTGAAGACCCCGCCCCTCAGGCAGTCTATCAGGCTAGTCAGATGGCAGCGACAGACCAGtgagagccccctcccccagctggcagtgggggggaggggggcggggataGCGCTGGGCCTGGGCtcacccctgcacccctgctGAGGGGCAGCCTCTGTGCCTCTGCACCCCAACCTCAGCCCCATAAGACAGGTGTTTTGTTCAGCGGCATCGCAGGATCTGTGGGTGAGCCCGAGGCTCCCAGCCCCTGACCCCACCTGGCTGGACCCAAATGCATTCCAGCCTCCACCTGTGCCCCTGTCTTTCCTCCTGGGGTCCCTCCACCCCAGACCACCTGGCAGGAAGAAGGTGAGGGTCAGAGCGCTGAGCCGCGAGTAGGGCCCGCTGCGGCGTGGTGTGGAGGCTGGGGGGGCTGCGGGTGGGCGAGGTCCAGACCCTCAGGACCCGTGCGCGGGGCAAGCAGTACGGGACCCTGGGGCTCCATCAGGGCTGGCCTCAGGCTCAGGTGTCCATGTGACCGACGCGGTCCCTGAGCTCTGGAGGGCCTGGCTAACGGGGTTACAAAGGCACTGACCCCACTCCGGGGAGAGACAGGGGTGGACAGAGGCCCAAGGCTCCCTGAAGGATGTGCCTGCAGACCTCTGCCCCGGAGGCAGACCGGCCTGGCCCAGCACCTGGTCCGGTGACGTGGGCACGCCCCCCACAGCGGGATATGGGACGGGACAGAGGCGGGTAGCGGTTGGGGCCAGTGTTCTTACCTGGGTCACACACACGGCACTGAAGACACTCGCTCAGGCCATTGAGGTGGGCCGTGTAGGTCCCCGGGTCGCAGGGGACACACAGCGTGCCGGTCAGCTCCCCGCAGGCCTCCTGCACCCGGTAACCTGCACCCCAGAGGCTCCGTGTcactggggcctggggagggccCTGCGGGGGCTCACGCGTCCTGCCACCCGGAGGCCCCCAGCAGGTGTGACCACACCCCCAGGACCGAAGGGCACCCGAGCTGTTCTCCACGCCACACGGTGCCCTGCTGCCTCTCACCAGCGAGCCTGCTCGGGGGCGGGGAGGAATGCTCTGGAAGGAGGTGTGGGCATGGCCCAGCTCCTGGCCATGAATGGGCTGGCTGGGGCCCCCGGGCCCCATCCCTGTGCAGGAAGGGACCCCAGGGTCTCGGGAAGAAGAGTGGAAGAGGGGCTGAGGGGGCTTCACCCGcccctgcctgtctccctgcccccaggcctgcACGTACCTGGGCCGCACTTCGGGCAGCACTCGGCCCCTACCGGATACTCCTCCTCTTTGCACGGGGCCGCGGCCAAGGAGCAGCGCAGGGGCCCCAGGAGGAGCAGGTACAGAGTCTGTGGAGACAGGGCACAGCTGGGGAGGCAAGGGGGGAGCTGCCAGGGCTGTCCCCGGGGCCCCGGGCTCACCCCCTGTGAAATGTGGGGGCAGCAGCCCTTGGGGAACCGCACGGACAGAGCAGGGATGCCCTGAGGAGTCACAGGccgcgcggggtgggggggggggggggcggggctggggggggggggggggggggggctagcgGGGGGGCTCCGGTTCCCGGGCTGACTCAGCCCACAGCTACGGGGGGCCCTCCTGAGGAGTAACTCCCCGGGGGGCTAGCCGCCAGCCGGGCCAAGTCCCGGATCCCGCCCTCTCTGCACAAACAAGGACTTTATCACTGGCACCGGGCTGTGGCCGGTGGGTGGGAGGAGTCCGTTGCTGGAATCCTGCTTTCCAGGAGCAGCGCCCTctagtgggggcggggggtgctggcCCTGAGGCCCAGGAAAGTGTGGCGGGGGAAGGTGGTCAGAGGGGAACACTGGTCAGAGGGGAACACTGCTGCTCGGGAGGATGGCTTCCTGCCAGTCTCTTCACCAACCGCTGGTAGCAGGGGCCGAGTGCCGGGGCCTGAGTCAGCCCAAGAGCTAGGGCAGCTGGGGAACAAAAGCCTACAGGAGACAGGAAGTGGCTGTGGCCCAGGGCAGGTCCCCGGAGAGggctgggacacacacacacacacacacacacacacacacgcacacacacgcacacacacgcacacacacgcacgggCTCAGAGGACTCACCAGGCTCATGTCATCAGCCTCGGGTGCCTGGCTCCAGGGGGGCGGCCCCCAGCCTCAGAGAGGCTCTGTGCTCCCCCTCAGGACCCTTCATTCCCCAGCCGCGGCCCCAGGACCCCTGTCAGCAGATTCGACTTGCGCTCAGCCCAGCCCGGAACCAGCCCTTTCgaaagtaaaagaaaagctgTTGTGGGCCAATGAGGAGGCGTGTCGTTTCTTAGAACTTTCCTAACTGCCCCGGGGAGCAGGGACTGGAGCCCACAGTGGAGGCTGGAGTGGGGTGCAGGAGACGGGAGGTGACCAGGCTCGagtgatgaggtttttggggtgacagtggggttcgcggccaagaaagaattcttgaagccGTCTTTGGTGCATAAAAGGTGATTTTAGTAAAGACGGGGACCTGACccctgggcaggaagagctgccccggATTCAGGAGGAGACACTGGGCTCACAGCCAGCCCGGAGTCTGGAGTCAGGGGAGGtgaagtccaggggaagtttccagtgagactttcacatgctaaagactCCCCGGGTCCTGGAGGCCTGGCTGCTGtcaggctaaggttgttttcccagTGGGGATTTTGTTCCGCCGGCCTAAGTATCTCTCCATGGGCTGCAGGTTAGAAGGAAATTCAGTTCTATCTGCCGTTGTCCCCACATCACCATGGAGGGCGACGGAGACTcaggtcctgcaggactgtgacCTCTGTCGGCTAACCCTTTCCTGTGGCATTGGGCAGCCGGGAGTGTAAAGGAGTATCACACACATGccacctgggggcagggggtgcggCCTGTCAGCCCCCTCATCAAGAGCAGAagtagaggggaggaggggaggggtgtgcaAAGGCCGGAGGCAGGGCCACAGGGGCAGAGCCTGGGTGCCTTCCTCCTGCCTGCGCGCTGAGCGCGCCCTAAGTTC
Above is a window of Panthera uncia isolate 11264 chromosome C1 unlocalized genomic scaffold, Puncia_PCG_1.0 HiC_scaffold_4, whole genome shotgun sequence DNA encoding:
- the TNFRSF14 gene encoding tumor necrosis factor receptor superfamily member 14 isoform X1, with the translated sequence MSLTLYLLLLGPLRCSLAAAPCKEEEYPVGAECCPKCGPGYRVQEACGELTGTLCVPCDPGTYTAHLNGLSECLQCRVCDPAMGLVTRRQCSRTENTVCVCDQGHFCISESGDDCAECRPHTACRPGQRVQQRGTEWQDRVCEDCPPETFSPSGTLEECQPWTRCNGPFQSLLNAGTSSSDVKCSSWSLSLFVGLTFSVLLLGGIIPIVVWLLRKRMKTRRSPGGPAKGRLLQVPQAPPDVTTVALEETASVFPGRDQPTNRRL
- the TNFRSF14 gene encoding tumor necrosis factor receptor superfamily member 14 isoform X3, with translation MSLTLYLLLLGPLRCSLAAAPCKEEEYPVGAECCPKCGPGYRVQEACGELTGTLCVPCDPGTYTAHLNGLSECLQCRVCDPAMGLVTRRQCSRTENTVCVCDQGHFCISESGDDCAECRPHTACRPGQRVQQRGTEWQDRVCEDCPPETFSPSGTLEECQPWTREAWKGRGTRVHTQSRRAPCHGAVASTSRSLAAPRGHPPPPGRVSIRPPHCCLLGATALFRAF
- the TNFRSF14 gene encoding tumor necrosis factor receptor superfamily member 14 isoform X2; the encoded protein is MSLTLYLLLLGPLRCSLAAAPCKEEEYPVGAECCPKCGPGYRVQEACGELTGTLCVPCDPGTYTAHLNGLSECLQCRVCDPAMGLVTRRQCSRTENTVCVCDQGHFCISESGDDCAECRPHTACRPGQRVQQRGTEWQDRVCEDCPPETFSPSGTLEECQPWTSREAWKGRGTRVHTQSRRAPCHGAVASTSRSLAAPRGHPPPPGRVSIRPPHCCLLGATALFRAF